A region of Nocardioides alkalitolerans DNA encodes the following proteins:
- a CDS encoding DUF3225 domain-containing protein has product MTDGTPDPLPDGLMDAFWDYEAALMSDDLAALDRLFAPGPATLRTDAAGTLVGHDQISAFRGGRGGAPRRTVVDIQVQVVDAANALVVATTELVRGGRGAQTQLWQRRPDGWVVTAAHVSVSPPAIDTRVWRVVGDPLLTGAEDGPLARETVAVKDLFAVAGQKVGAGSPAYLAAAPVETRSARAVQRLLDAGADVTGIARTDEFAWSLFGDNDHYGTPPNVHAPRRLPGGSTSGSATATSLGHTSIGLGTDTGGSIRVPSAWQGLWGIRTSRNAVARDGLLALAPTFDTVGWVTRDADLLARVGDVLLPPAPPPATSDVVLATDLLALAAPDVRAAIEEFVRGWGNVVRAPFDAHDLDAWRTTFTLVQSAEAWKQHATWVASRLHTLTPAVRGRFEAAARLDPAAVTAAAESLTRVRLEIRHRVADRIVLLPTTPTVAPLPGGADQSLRETMLGLTSIAGIGGLPALNVPLRTADGLPCGVCLVAAPGRDRDLLALARTIPRPG; this is encoded by the coding sequence ATGACCGACGGCACGCCCGACCCGCTGCCCGACGGCCTGATGGACGCCTTCTGGGACTACGAGGCCGCCCTGATGTCCGACGACCTCGCGGCGCTCGACCGGCTCTTCGCACCCGGCCCGGCGACGCTCCGCACGGACGCGGCGGGCACCCTCGTGGGCCACGACCAGATCAGCGCCTTCCGGGGCGGACGGGGTGGCGCCCCGCGCCGTACGGTCGTCGACATCCAGGTGCAGGTCGTCGACGCCGCCAACGCGCTCGTCGTGGCCACCACCGAGCTCGTCCGCGGCGGCCGCGGCGCGCAGACCCAGCTCTGGCAGCGGCGGCCCGACGGCTGGGTCGTCACCGCGGCGCACGTGTCGGTCTCCCCGCCCGCGATCGACACCCGCGTGTGGCGCGTCGTCGGCGACCCGCTGCTGACGGGCGCCGAGGACGGGCCACTCGCGCGCGAGACGGTCGCGGTCAAGGACCTCTTCGCGGTCGCGGGCCAGAAGGTCGGGGCCGGCAGCCCGGCCTACCTCGCCGCCGCCCCCGTCGAGACCCGCTCCGCCCGCGCCGTGCAGAGGCTCCTCGACGCCGGCGCGGACGTCACCGGCATCGCCCGCACCGACGAGTTCGCGTGGAGCCTGTTCGGCGACAACGACCACTACGGGACGCCGCCCAACGTCCACGCGCCCCGCCGGCTGCCCGGCGGCTCGACGTCGGGCTCGGCGACGGCGACGAGCCTGGGCCACACCAGCATCGGGCTCGGGACCGACACGGGCGGGTCCATCCGCGTGCCGTCGGCGTGGCAGGGGCTGTGGGGCATCCGCACCTCCCGCAACGCCGTGGCCCGCGACGGCCTCCTCGCCCTGGCCCCGACGTTCGACACCGTCGGCTGGGTGACCCGCGACGCCGACCTCCTGGCCCGGGTCGGCGACGTGCTCCTGCCGCCGGCGCCGCCCCCCGCCACCAGCGACGTCGTGCTCGCCACCGACCTCCTCGCCCTGGCGGCCCCGGACGTGCGGGCCGCCATCGAGGAGTTCGTGCGCGGCTGGGGCAACGTCGTGCGCGCACCCTTCGACGCCCACGACCTCGACGCGTGGCGCACCACGTTCACCCTCGTGCAGTCGGCGGAGGCCTGGAAGCAGCACGCCACCTGGGTGGCGTCGCGGCTCCACACCCTGACGCCCGCGGTCCGCGGCCGCTTCGAGGCCGCCGCCCGGCTCGACCCGGCCGCGGTCACCGCGGCCGCGGAGAGCCTCACCCGCGTGCGGCTGGAGATCCGCCACCGGGTCGCCGACCGCATCGTCCTGCTGCCGACGACCCCCACCGTCGCGCCCCTGCCGGGCGGCGCCGACCAGTCGCTGCGGGAGACCATGCTCGGCCTCACGTCGATCGCGGGGATCGGTGGGCTGCCCGCCCTCAACGTGCCGTTGCGCACCGCCGACGGGCTGCCCTGCGGTGTGTGCCTCGTCGCCGCCCCCGGCCGCGACCGCGACCTGCTGGCGCTCGCCCGCACGATCCCCCGACCCGGCTGA
- the uraD gene encoding 2-oxo-4-hydroxy-4-carboxy-5-ureidoimidazoline decarboxylase: MRIDELNALDAATARATLAPAADVGWWLDALVAGRPYPDAQALLALAATEAARWTDADVEGALAHHPRIGERPTGDGPEAALSRREQGAIRSGTDGTDASDASDPADLERAIAAGNAAYEDRFGRVFLIRAAGRSRPEILAELDRRLTNDPDAERAEVHDQLTQIALLRLEGLLEGSTT; encoded by the coding sequence GTGCGGATCGACGAGCTCAACGCGCTCGACGCGGCGACGGCGCGCGCGACGCTGGCCCCGGCGGCCGACGTCGGGTGGTGGCTGGACGCACTGGTGGCCGGGCGGCCCTACCCGGACGCGCAGGCCCTGCTCGCGCTGGCCGCGACGGAGGCCGCACGCTGGACCGACGCCGACGTCGAGGGCGCCCTCGCCCACCACCCGCGGATCGGGGAGCGGCCGACGGGCGACGGCCCCGAAGCCGCGCTGAGCCGCCGGGAGCAGGGGGCCATCCGGAGCGGCACCGACGGCACCGACGCCTCTGACGCCTCCGACCCCGCGGACCTCGAGCGGGCGATCGCGGCCGGGAACGCGGCGTACGAGGACCGCTTCGGCCGCGTCTTCCTCATCCGCGCGGCGGGCCGCAGCCGGCCCGAGATACTCGCCGAGCTCGACCGGCGCCTGACGAACGACCCCGACGCCGAACGCGCCGAGGTGCACGACCAGCTGACGCAGATCGCGCTGCTGCGCCTGGAGGGCCTGCTCGAGGGGAGCACCACGTGA
- the uraH gene encoding hydroxyisourate hydrolase, translated as MTTCSTHVLDAARGVPAAGLEVTLSTPAGTTLATATTDDDGRIRWDAPLVAAGGTAQLDPATYVVSFATGDWYAAAGRDTFFPHVDLTVALHGTHVHVALLLSPYAYTTYQGS; from the coding sequence GTGACCACCTGTTCGACCCACGTCCTCGACGCCGCCCGCGGCGTACCGGCCGCCGGCCTGGAGGTCACGCTCTCCACCCCCGCGGGCACGACGCTGGCCACCGCCACCACCGACGACGACGGCCGCATCCGGTGGGACGCCCCGCTCGTCGCGGCCGGCGGCACGGCGCAGCTGGACCCCGCGACGTACGTCGTGTCGTTCGCGACGGGTGACTGGTACGCCGCCGCCGGGCGCGACACCTTCTTCCCCCACGTGGACCTCACGGTCGCGCTCCACGGCACCCACGTGCACGTGGCGCTGCTGCTCAGCCCGTACGCGTACACCACTTACCAGGGGAGCTGA
- the pucL gene encoding urate oxidase, with the protein MADGDIVLGANQYGKAECRLVRIDRDTPVHRITDLTVTAQLRGDFTACHTDGDNSRVVATDTQKNTVYAFAREHGIATPETFLMTLGSHFVEGFAWVTGGRWEAQAHAWDRIVTGDGEHDHSFVRRGDEVRTTVVQKDGDATWVVSGLSGCTVLKSTGSEFSGFPRDRYTTLAETDDRIMATSVTAWWRYAPETQAELEELDFDRLYDAVRAALLSTFAEVHSLALQQTLFAMGRRVLEEHPAIAEIRLSCPNKHHFLVDLAPFGLDNPGEVFFAADRPYGLIQATITREGQPEVPQAWATVPAFA; encoded by the coding sequence ATGGCCGACGGCGACATCGTGCTCGGGGCGAACCAGTACGGGAAGGCCGAGTGCCGCCTCGTGCGCATCGACCGCGACACCCCGGTGCACCGCATCACGGACCTCACCGTCACCGCCCAGCTGCGGGGCGACTTCACCGCCTGCCACACCGACGGCGACAACAGCCGGGTGGTGGCCACCGACACCCAGAAGAACACCGTCTACGCGTTCGCCCGGGAGCACGGGATCGCCACCCCGGAGACCTTCCTCATGACGCTCGGCAGCCACTTCGTCGAGGGCTTCGCGTGGGTCACCGGCGGGCGCTGGGAGGCCCAGGCCCACGCCTGGGACCGCATCGTCACGGGCGACGGCGAGCACGACCACTCCTTCGTGCGTCGCGGCGACGAGGTGCGCACGACCGTCGTGCAGAAGGACGGCGACGCGACCTGGGTCGTCTCCGGGCTCAGCGGCTGCACCGTGCTGAAGTCGACGGGCTCGGAGTTCTCCGGCTTCCCCCGCGACCGCTACACGACCCTCGCCGAGACCGACGACCGCATCATGGCGACGTCGGTGACGGCGTGGTGGCGCTACGCGCCCGAGACGCAGGCGGAGCTCGAGGAGCTCGACTTCGACCGCCTGTACGACGCGGTGCGCGCCGCCCTGCTGTCCACCTTCGCCGAGGTGCACTCGCTGGCGCTCCAGCAGACCCTGTTCGCGATGGGACGGCGCGTGCTCGAGGAGCACCCGGCGATCGCCGAGATCCGGCTGTCGTGCCCCAACAAGCACCACTTCCTCGTCGACCTCGCCCCCTTCGGGCTCGACAACCCCGGGGAGGTCTTCTTCGCCGCGGACCGGCCGTACGGGCTCATCCAGGCCACGATCACCCGCGAGGGGCAGCCCGAGGTCCCGCAGGCGTGGGCCACCGTGCCCGCGTTCGCCTGA
- the allB gene encoding allantoinase AllB, with product MRVDAVRGRRVLVGDSFRAATVVVRDGRVAEVADHDHEVAGVVLEAPDAAYVVPGVVDTHVHVNEPGRTEWEGFSSATRAAALGGVTTLVDMPLNAIPPTTTVEHLRLKQAAAHGQLMVDVGFWGGAVPGNLADLAPLWEAGVLGFKCFLSPSGVDEFPPLDGAEFRAALREVARFDGLMIVHAEDPAVLAAAPQRPGGSYPDFVRSRPHEAETAAIRQVLDGARETGARVHVLHLSSAHAIGMIADARAEGLPVTVETCPHYLVFAAEDIPHAAPQFKCCPPIRDAGNRDELWTALQAGIIDCVVSDHSPATAEEKGRGDGDLQQAWGGIAGLQVGFAAMATEARRRGIALEIVVRWMARATADLVGFTRKGRIAVGADADLAIYDPSVDLRVDAAELAHRNPISAYDGLRLDGAVTHTLVRGDLVDAARPDHTWGRQLGRE from the coding sequence GTGCGCGTCGACGCCGTGCGCGGCCGTCGGGTCCTCGTGGGCGACTCGTTCCGGGCCGCCACCGTCGTGGTTCGCGACGGCCGGGTGGCGGAGGTCGCGGACCACGACCACGAGGTGGCCGGGGTGGTCCTCGAGGCTCCGGACGCGGCGTACGTCGTCCCCGGGGTCGTCGACACCCACGTCCACGTCAACGAGCCGGGGCGCACCGAGTGGGAGGGGTTCTCCTCGGCGACGCGGGCCGCGGCGCTCGGCGGGGTGACCACCCTCGTCGACATGCCGCTCAACGCGATCCCGCCGACCACGACCGTCGAGCACCTGCGCCTCAAGCAGGCCGCGGCCCACGGGCAGCTCATGGTCGACGTCGGGTTCTGGGGCGGCGCCGTCCCGGGCAACCTCGCCGACCTCGCGCCGCTATGGGAGGCCGGCGTGCTCGGGTTCAAGTGCTTCCTGTCGCCGAGCGGGGTGGACGAGTTCCCGCCGCTCGACGGCGCGGAGTTCCGCGCGGCGCTGCGCGAGGTGGCGCGCTTCGACGGGCTCATGATCGTGCACGCCGAGGATCCCGCCGTGCTGGCGGCCGCGCCCCAGCGACCGGGCGGGTCCTACCCCGACTTCGTCCGCTCCCGACCCCACGAGGCGGAGACCGCCGCCATCCGGCAGGTGCTCGACGGCGCGCGCGAGACCGGGGCGCGGGTGCACGTGCTGCACCTCTCCAGCGCCCACGCGATCGGGATGATCGCCGACGCGCGCGCCGAGGGCCTGCCGGTGACGGTGGAGACGTGTCCCCACTACCTGGTGTTCGCGGCCGAGGACATCCCGCACGCGGCGCCGCAGTTCAAGTGCTGCCCGCCCATCCGCGACGCCGGCAACCGCGACGAGCTGTGGACCGCGCTCCAGGCGGGGATCATCGACTGCGTCGTGTCCGACCACTCCCCCGCGACCGCCGAGGAGAAGGGCCGCGGCGACGGCGACCTCCAGCAGGCGTGGGGCGGGATCGCGGGGCTGCAGGTCGGGTTTGCCGCGATGGCCACCGAGGCGCGGCGCCGCGGGATCGCGCTGGAGATCGTCGTGCGGTGGATGGCCCGCGCCACCGCCGACCTCGTGGGGTTCACGCGCAAGGGGCGGATCGCGGTGGGCGCGGACGCGGACCTGGCGATCTACGACCCGAGCGTCGACCTCCGGGTCGACGCGGCGGAGCTGGCGCACCGCAACCCCATCTCGGCGTACGACGGGCTGCGGCTCGACGGGGCCGTGACCCACACGCTCGTGCGCGGCGACCTGGTGGACGCCGCGCGCCCCGACCACACGTGGGGGCGTCAGCTCGGGCGGGAGTGA
- a CDS encoding sulfite exporter TauE/SafE family protein, translated as MADLLTLSALAVLVVSFGVGIVVGLTGMGGGALMTPALIFLGIPPTAAVANDLVAAAVNKSVGAAVHWRHGAPNMRLAGLLVLSSVPFALAGGFIVHRIGGADAEELVATAIGAALLLTAATYTLRVFLQLRLVRDGNEAPDETVRLRPLPTVLVGAFGGLLVGITSVGSGSVIMVALLLLYPTLTAVRLVGTDLVQAVPLVMAAAIGHVVVAGVDWEILLPLVLGGTPGTFLGARMAAWVSQSVIRRGIVIVLSLTGLKLLGVPPEAVGMIGAALLLLGPLAWGWVRQRAGLPAFDEQRTAWQHEATEPGHSRPS; from the coding sequence GTGGCCGACCTCCTCACGCTCTCCGCCCTCGCCGTCCTGGTCGTCAGCTTCGGCGTGGGGATCGTGGTCGGGCTGACGGGCATGGGCGGCGGCGCCCTCATGACCCCGGCGCTCATCTTCCTGGGCATCCCGCCGACGGCGGCGGTCGCCAACGACCTCGTCGCTGCGGCGGTCAACAAGTCGGTCGGCGCCGCGGTGCACTGGCGGCACGGCGCCCCCAACATGCGGCTCGCCGGACTGCTGGTGCTGAGCTCGGTGCCGTTCGCGTTGGCCGGCGGGTTCATCGTGCACCGCATCGGAGGGGCCGACGCGGAGGAGCTCGTGGCCACCGCCATCGGTGCGGCGCTCCTGCTCACGGCGGCGACCTACACGCTGCGGGTGTTCCTCCAGCTCCGCCTGGTGCGCGACGGCAACGAGGCGCCCGACGAGACGGTCCGCCTGCGGCCGCTGCCCACCGTGCTGGTGGGGGCGTTCGGCGGCCTGCTCGTGGGCATCACCTCGGTCGGCTCTGGCTCGGTCATCATGGTCGCCCTGCTGCTGCTCTACCCGACGTTGACGGCCGTGCGGCTCGTCGGCACCGACCTCGTGCAGGCCGTGCCGCTCGTGATGGCCGCCGCGATCGGCCACGTCGTCGTCGCGGGCGTCGACTGGGAGATCCTGCTCCCGCTCGTCCTCGGCGGCACGCCAGGCACCTTCCTCGGCGCGCGCATGGCGGCCTGGGTGTCGCAGTCGGTGATCCGCCGCGGCATCGTCATCGTGCTGTCGCTGACCGGCCTCAAGCTCCTCGGGGTGCCGCCCGAGGCGGTCGGCATGATCGGTGCCGCCCTGCTGCTCCTCGGCCCGCTGGCCTGGGGCTGGGTGCGGCAGCGCGCCGGGCTGCCGGCCTTCGACGAGCAACGCACCGCCTGGCAGCACGAGGCGACCGAGCCGGGTCACTCCCGCCCGAGCTGA
- a CDS encoding thioredoxin family protein has product MTGVVILIVAVVLALGFGAWRARVDGRFAARRTPRVTAGPTDATTTGPTEATEPTGPTAWDAVVAAGLVETPGERATLLQFSSAFCAPCRATRRVLGEVAEVVPGVAHVEVDAEHHLELTRTLGILRTPTTLVLDAAGREVTRAAGAPTKQQVLAGLDAAV; this is encoded by the coding sequence GTGACCGGAGTCGTGATCCTCATCGTCGCCGTCGTGCTCGCGCTCGGCTTCGGCGCCTGGCGCGCTCGTGTCGACGGGCGCTTCGCCGCGCGCCGTACGCCGCGGGTGACCGCCGGCCCGACCGACGCCACGACGACCGGGCCCACCGAGGCAACCGAGCCGACCGGGCCCACCGCCTGGGACGCCGTCGTCGCCGCGGGCCTCGTCGAGACGCCGGGGGAGCGCGCGACGCTGCTGCAGTTCTCGTCCGCGTTCTGCGCACCGTGCCGGGCCACGCGCCGGGTGCTGGGCGAGGTGGCCGAGGTCGTGCCGGGCGTGGCGCACGTCGAGGTCGACGCGGAGCACCACCTGGAGCTGACGCGCACCCTGGGGATCCTCCGCACCCCGACGACGCTGGTGCTCGACGCCGCGGGCCGCGAGGTCACGCGCGCGGCGGGCGCGCCCACGAAGCAGCAGGTGCTCGCGGGGCTCGACGCGGCGGTCTGA
- a CDS encoding DUF4259 domain-containing protein, whose protein sequence is MGAWGEGLFENDGAADVAGEAAEVRVAEVDRVLREAMVLRHDEEVADPAAAVALVLLAVDPSGIEQHTYVSGWPRRDWVPSARLVADARDLGERLLAEVDEEDEDAQLMPQGRADLRALLDRTRDVPVPRAPSAPAAPAAPGSRRRRWPFGRSR, encoded by the coding sequence ATGGGTGCGTGGGGCGAGGGGCTGTTCGAGAACGACGGCGCGGCGGACGTCGCGGGCGAGGCGGCGGAGGTCCGGGTAGCGGAGGTCGACCGGGTCCTGCGTGAGGCGATGGTGCTCCGGCACGACGAAGAGGTCGCCGATCCGGCCGCTGCCGTCGCCTTGGTGCTGCTCGCGGTGGACCCGAGCGGCATCGAGCAGCACACCTACGTCTCGGGGTGGCCCCGGCGCGACTGGGTGCCGTCGGCGCGGCTCGTCGCGGACGCGCGGGACCTCGGGGAGCGCCTGCTCGCGGAGGTGGACGAGGAGGACGAGGACGCGCAGCTCATGCCGCAGGGCCGCGCGGACCTGCGGGCGTTGCTCGACCGCACCCGCGACGTACCGGTGCCCCGGGCTCCGTCCGCGCCCGCTGCGCCTGCTGCGCCGGGGTCGCGGCGGCGCCGCTGGCCCTTCGGGCGGTCGCGATGA
- a CDS encoding alanine--glyoxylate aminotransferase family protein translates to MTPSSGPPVLTEQVNPPPRLLMGPGPIDADPRVLRAMAAPLVGQYDPAMTGYMTEVMALYRDVFRTTNEHTLLVDGTSRAGIEAALVSLLEPGDRVLVPVFGRFGHLLVEIAERCGAEVHTVERPWGGVFEPEELEAAVRAVRPKVVAVVQGDTSTTMCQPLADLGEICRRHDALLYCDATASLGGNAFETDAWGIDVASAGLQKCLGGPSGSAPITIGERAVAVIDGRRHVEAGIREEADVARERGVRIASNYLDLAQVMDYWGPRRLNHHTEATSMLYAARECARILLSKGVDAAIERHRVHGAAMLAGVRGLGLAVFGDVAHKMHNVVAVHVPDGVVADDVRGAMLTDFGIEIGTSFGPLHGKVWRIGTMGHNARRDAVLLTLAALEQVLRRAGAPVVAGGGVGAALESYADAGTAGAAA, encoded by the coding sequence ATGACACCGTCGTCCGGTCCCCCTGTCCTCACCGAGCAGGTCAACCCGCCGCCGCGCCTGCTCATGGGGCCGGGCCCCATCGACGCCGACCCGCGGGTGCTGCGAGCGATGGCGGCGCCGCTGGTGGGGCAGTACGACCCCGCGATGACCGGCTACATGACCGAGGTCATGGCGCTCTACCGCGACGTGTTCCGCACGACCAACGAGCACACGTTGCTCGTCGACGGCACCTCGCGCGCCGGGATCGAGGCGGCCCTCGTCAGCCTCCTCGAGCCGGGCGACCGCGTGCTCGTGCCCGTCTTCGGCCGCTTCGGCCACCTGCTCGTCGAGATCGCCGAGCGCTGCGGCGCGGAGGTCCACACCGTCGAGCGCCCGTGGGGCGGGGTCTTCGAGCCCGAGGAGCTGGAGGCGGCGGTCCGCGCCGTACGCCCCAAGGTCGTCGCCGTCGTCCAGGGCGACACGTCGACGACGATGTGCCAGCCGCTCGCCGACCTCGGCGAGATCTGCCGCCGCCACGACGCGCTGCTCTACTGCGACGCCACCGCCTCCCTCGGCGGGAACGCGTTCGAGACCGACGCGTGGGGCATCGACGTCGCCAGCGCCGGGCTGCAGAAGTGCCTGGGCGGCCCCTCCGGCAGCGCCCCGATCACGATCGGCGAGCGCGCGGTCGCCGTGATCGACGGGCGCCGGCACGTCGAGGCGGGCATCCGCGAGGAGGCCGACGTCGCGCGGGAGCGCGGGGTGCGGATCGCGTCGAACTACCTCGACCTCGCCCAGGTCATGGACTACTGGGGACCGCGCCGCCTCAACCACCACACGGAGGCGACGAGCATGCTGTACGCGGCCCGCGAGTGCGCCCGCATCCTCCTGTCCAAGGGGGTCGACGCCGCGATCGAGCGCCACCGCGTGCACGGTGCCGCGATGCTCGCCGGCGTGCGCGGGCTGGGTCTCGCCGTGTTCGGCGACGTGGCCCACAAGATGCACAACGTCGTGGCGGTCCACGTGCCCGACGGCGTCGTCGCCGACGACGTGCGCGGGGCGATGCTGACCGACTTCGGGATCGAGATCGGCACCTCGTTCGGTCCCCTTCACGGCAAGGTCTGGCGCATCGGCACCATGGGCCACAACGCCCGCCGCGACGCCGTGCTCCTCACCCTGGCCGCGCTCGAGCAGGTGCTCCGCCGCGCCGGGGCGCCGGTCGTCGCGGGCGGCGGGGTCGGCGCGGCGCTGGAGTCCTACGCCGACGCCGGTACCGCGGGCGCCGCCGCGTGA
- a CDS encoding allantoate amidohydrolase, which yields MSAAEVLARCSELDLFSASTTGLERTHLTPEHALANRRVAAWLTEAGMHTWQDAAGNQCGRLEGRTPGLPALVLGSHLDTVPDAGSYDGMLGVVMAIDVARSLAAEVATWPCALEVVAFSDEEGTRFGTALLGSKAFSGQWDDTFWDLRDRDGVTLHQAYLDFGLDPRRHHEAARDPASLVGYLEAHIEQGPYLEAADASLGYVTTIAGARRFRLTVHGEARHAGGTPYERRKDALVGASLAITAIERIARERGVIATVGRIEASPGAVNVIAGRADLSLDLRAPLDSARDAAWDVMADDIAATCAARGLRFEAIETHVAPAAPCAGWLQQAVRDGIASTGDADPMALWSRAGHDAMAVARVTDIGMLFLRCFDGISHHPGEDVREVDVAAGLVAFTEAVRSAVRAYDAGATTAVPSPAVGLGV from the coding sequence GTGAGCGCCGCCGAGGTGCTGGCGCGCTGCAGCGAGCTCGACCTGTTCTCGGCCTCGACCACGGGGCTCGAGCGGACCCACCTGACCCCCGAGCACGCACTGGCCAACCGGCGCGTGGCCGCGTGGCTCACGGAGGCGGGGATGCACACCTGGCAGGACGCCGCCGGCAACCAGTGCGGCCGCCTCGAGGGCCGCACCCCGGGGCTGCCCGCCCTCGTGCTCGGCTCCCACCTCGACACGGTGCCCGACGCAGGCAGCTACGACGGGATGCTCGGTGTCGTCATGGCGATCGACGTGGCGCGCAGCCTCGCCGCCGAGGTGGCGACCTGGCCGTGCGCGCTCGAGGTCGTGGCGTTCTCCGACGAGGAGGGCACCCGCTTCGGCACGGCGCTGCTCGGCAGCAAGGCGTTCTCGGGCCAGTGGGACGACACGTTCTGGGACCTCCGCGACCGTGACGGCGTCACGCTCCACCAGGCCTACCTCGACTTCGGCCTCGACCCGCGCCGTCACCACGAGGCGGCCCGCGACCCGGCGTCGCTGGTCGGCTACCTCGAGGCCCACATCGAGCAGGGCCCCTACCTCGAGGCGGCGGACGCGTCGCTGGGTTACGTCACCACGATCGCCGGCGCCCGCCGCTTCCGCCTCACCGTGCACGGGGAGGCCCGGCACGCGGGCGGCACGCCGTACGAGCGCCGCAAGGACGCCCTCGTCGGCGCCAGCCTCGCCATCACCGCGATCGAGCGGATCGCCCGCGAGCGCGGCGTGATCGCGACCGTCGGCCGCATCGAGGCGAGCCCGGGCGCGGTCAACGTCATCGCCGGCCGCGCCGACCTCAGCCTCGACCTCCGGGCGCCGCTCGACAGCGCCCGCGACGCGGCCTGGGACGTGATGGCCGACGACATCGCCGCCACCTGCGCCGCCCGCGGGCTCCGCTTCGAGGCGATCGAGACCCACGTGGCGCCGGCCGCGCCGTGCGCGGGCTGGCTGCAGCAGGCGGTGCGCGACGGCATCGCGAGCACCGGTGACGCCGACCCCATGGCGCTGTGGAGCCGCGCCGGGCACGACGCCATGGCGGTCGCCCGCGTCACGGACATCGGGATGCTCTTCCTCCGCTGCTTCGACGGCATCAGCCACCACCCGGGCGAGGACGTCCGCGAGGTCGACGTCGCCGCCGGGCTCGTCGCCTTCACCGAGGCGGTGCGCTCCGCCGTCCGTGCGTACGACGCGGGAGCGACCACCGCCGTCCCCTCGCCCGCGGTCGGGCTGGGGGTGTGA
- a CDS encoding MurR/RpiR family transcriptional regulator, whose protein sequence is MSAVRIDERIATHRGALSPQERRAADTLLEHLDDLATYRAAELADLAGVSKATMSRLFRRLGYSDFDEVREHLRAIRAVGEPRATDGPASLPVHARAEAAAIAAALSRPAIADAVAALADAAHVHVVGWRNSHVVALHLRQQLVQARPHVRLAPAPGQVVGEELAEIEAGDVVVVVGFRRRPSGFGAFLTEAARTGARVVLVGDPSAAEHLGRIGRSGIWVECPVATDLSFDSYAAAMSLVAVLADGVLARRGAAGRERVTSISATYQRLAEVE, encoded by the coding sequence GTGAGCGCCGTGCGCATCGACGAGCGGATCGCGACCCACCGCGGCGCCTTGTCGCCCCAGGAGCGGCGGGCGGCCGACACCCTGCTCGAGCACCTCGACGACCTCGCGACCTACCGGGCGGCCGAGCTCGCCGACCTGGCCGGGGTCTCCAAGGCGACGATGAGCCGGCTGTTCCGCCGCCTCGGCTACAGCGACTTCGACGAGGTGCGCGAGCACCTCCGCGCGATCCGTGCGGTCGGCGAGCCGCGCGCCACCGACGGCCCCGCGAGCCTGCCGGTCCACGCGCGGGCGGAGGCCGCGGCGATCGCCGCGGCCCTGTCCCGGCCGGCGATCGCCGACGCCGTCGCTGCGCTCGCGGACGCCGCCCACGTGCACGTCGTGGGCTGGCGCAACAGCCACGTCGTCGCGCTCCACCTGCGCCAGCAGCTCGTGCAGGCCCGGCCCCACGTCCGGCTCGCGCCGGCCCCCGGCCAGGTGGTGGGCGAGGAGCTGGCCGAGATCGAGGCCGGCGACGTCGTCGTGGTCGTCGGGTTCCGACGCCGCCCGTCGGGCTTCGGGGCCTTCCTCACCGAGGCCGCCCGCACGGGCGCCCGGGTCGTGCTGGTCGGCGACCCGAGCGCCGCGGAGCACCTCGGCCGGATCGGCCGGTCGGGCATCTGGGTGGAGTGCCCGGTCGCGACCGACCTCTCCTTCGACTCCTACGCCGCCGCGATGAGCCTCGTCGCCGTGCTCGCCGACGGGGTGCTCGCCCGCCGTGGTGCCGCCGGACGGGAGCGCGTCACCAGCATCTCGGCGACCTACCAGCGTCTGGCGGAGGTGGAGTGA